The DNA region AAACAGTTTCATAACTTAAATGCTTTTCAAAAATCTCTTTTAATTTTTGTCCTGTTACGTCTACTCTCTCTCCTCTTGAACCCTTATCACTTAGTGTTACTATAGCTACTCTTATCATAACTTCCTCCTTATAGTATTGGTGCTAACAATTTAGAAATAGATTCTAGCACCCTATCTTTTTTTCCTCTATTTTTATACTCCTCTAATGTTACTCTTTTAGAATCTAAAATATCTTTATCTATTCTTTTTTCTAATTCAGTAATGTTATTTCCCAAAATCAGAAGACTTATTTCAAAATTTTGATACATACTTCTATAATCAAAGTTTGCAGTTCCTAAAAATGCAATCTCTCCATCTATAATAACTAATTTACTATGAATAAATCCATATTTATATTTGTATATCTCAGCTCCAAGTTCAAGTAACTCTCCATAAAAGTATTGATTAGCCCAGTAAACAAAAGCGTGATCTCCAACACTAGGTATCACTATTTTAACTTTTACTCCTGAAACTAAAGCTGCCTTTAAAGCATCTAAAATAGGTTCATCTGGAATAAAATATGGTGTTTCTATATGTATACTTTTTTCAGCTTTTACTATTAAACTTAAAAATGTATCTTTTATAGTATGAAACTCATAGTTTGGTCCTGAACTTACAACTTGAATTGGAGTTAAACTATGGTCATCTTTATCAATAGCAATATTTTGAAATATATCTGTTGTGTCCTTTTTTAAGAATTTCCAACTTCTTTCAAACTCATGCAAATAGTCTATTATAGCTTCACCTTTTAAAGAGAATCCTATATCTTGCCAATTTCCTAAACGACCCTTACCAATATAGTCTTTTCCTATATTCAATCCACCTGAAAAACATATTTTGTTATCTATAAGAGCTATTTTTCTATGATCTCTATAGTTAGCTCTTAAATTTCCAACTTTTACAAATGGAAAGTACGATGGGAAGAATACCTCAAACATTATACCTGCTCTTTTTAACTCTTCAACTCTTTTTCTAGAAACTCCTCTTGTTCCAGCTCCATCTACTATTATTTTTATCTCCACTCCCTCTTTAACCTTTTCTAAAAGTAAATCGTAAATTGGAGACCCTACCTCATCATCATCAAATATATAATACTCCATATATATAGATTTTTTTGCATTTTTTATAGATAGTGTTAGATTTTCAAAGTAATACTTAGCTTCTGGATAAAATGTAAAACTGTTATTATGAGTCATTTTTCCTAAAAGGACTCCATCTAAATATCTACTTAATCCTATCCATTTTTTAATACTAACCATAGATTTTTTATTTAAATTTTTTAGATAATCATGACTATTTTTTAAATAATATTTTGCTAAAGCTCTACGTTTTTTAAAGCTAATACCAAAAAATAGATACATTATAAATCCAAAATAGGATGTTAATAACAATATTGTTATCCAAAATAGTGTGAATACTGGTCTTCTTCTTTCAAAGAATATAACGATACATGCAAATATAATATTAACAAATACTAAGTAGTCCTTTAATGCTATGAATATCTCTTTCATCTAGTCACCTCTAACTTTTTTAGAAAAAAGGAAGAGTCGAAACTCTTCCTTTTATTTGAATTTTAAATCCAACTCTCTGAAATTATCTTCTAAACCTTTTCCATTAGAAAACTCTTTTTTTATTTTTTTTATAAACATACCCATCTCATCTGCACTTCCAACTATTCTATTAAAAATACCTAAGTATTCAGTTATAATTGGATTATCAACATCATATGGATATCTCATTAAGTGATCTATCTCACTCCAAGCTTCTTCAAAAACTGTTCTCACTTGAATCTCTACAAGTACCTCATCTTGCTTTGTAACTGGCACGCCAATTAGATAATGGATTGACCTGTAACCATGGTCTCTCACAATTATCTCACAATCTAAGTCTTGAATAGTATTTTTTAGATCTTGGATATTATAATCCCCTCGTCTGATGTTTATCTGAGGAGTTTCTTTTGTATCCCATAACTTTGTTATTTCACAATGAATTCCACGCCAATCATCTTTAAATAGATGTAGCACACGAATTCCTATGAGGTCAGTTATAATCTCTTTGTAGTTTTCTACACTTATTCCACGATCTGCATATTTGCGACCTTTTCTTATTATTTTTTCAACAAGATGTGTTGCTCTTTTTACTCTTCTTCTAACTGAGTGAACCCCTTCACTATCAATTAATTTAGATACTATATGTTCAGCTTCTTTTTCTAAATAAGGAACTAATGTTATATAGTCAGCATAAATTTTCATAAGCTCATCCCAATTAAGACCAGTGGAATTAAAATACTCCTCTGTTATACAGAAAGCTTTAAAAAATTCTTCTCTGTCTATCGTATTATCTAATACCAAATTAAACACCTCTTTATTATTTTCTAGGTATCTTCTCTAATGAAATTTCACAAGTTTTTCTATAAGCTACTGTTTCAGTAGTTTTTATCTCTCTTTTTTCTACTGGAGCTACTGTAACTATTCTCTCTCTAATATTAAAGTCATTTCCTTTAATAATATGAATTCTTTCAACAGATATTTTATCTCCTTCAATTAACTGAACTTTATCTAAGTCACATCTAAAGTTTACCCAACTTTGAAGTGTTGGAGTTTTATCAATAAGATTTAATAAAGCTAAAGAGTATAGTGAGTTCTCCTCTTGCAATAACTTCTCTTTCTTTATCTCTTCTAATCCTAAAATCTCTTTTTCTAATAAATCTAACTTCATAACTTCTATTCTATTTTCAAAAGATACTTTACCAGTTACTAACTTCCCACTGATTTCAATAAGCTGTCCCATAAAAATCTCTTTTAAAAGTTTTATATTAGGCATAAATCTCTTTATGTTGCTATATTGATATATCTTGTAGTAATAGTTATTTACTATTGTATTAAAAGATCCATCATCTTTTAAGTCAATCTCTAAACCTAATTTAAACTCTCTGTTCTTTAGTTCTAAATATTTTTTTCTATTTATTTCAACTATTCTACTATGACAGTCTTTCAAATTTAGTTGACCTATTTTTAATTCGGTAACTCCAAAAGTTTTTATTAGGTTTTGATTTTTCATATCTTTTATCGTAGAAAATTCAATTGGTAACCTATCCAATTTTAAAGAGCTATACCTTATTTCTAAAGCACTCTCTATTATTTTAAAATCTTCATTTTTAACTTCTAATACTTCTGGGTCTCTTGTTTCAATTTCAACCTCTTCAGTAGTTTCTTCAACAACTACCTCTACAGT from Cetobacterium somerae ATCC BAA-474 includes:
- a CDS encoding RelA/SpoT domain-containing protein, producing the protein MVLDNTIDREEFFKAFCITEEYFNSTGLNWDELMKIYADYITLVPYLEKEAEHIVSKLIDSEGVHSVRRRVKRATHLVEKIIRKGRKYADRGISVENYKEIITDLIGIRVLHLFKDDWRGIHCEITKLWDTKETPQINIRRGDYNIQDLKNTIQDLDCEIIVRDHGYRSIHYLIGVPVTKQDEVLVEIQVRTVFEEAWSEIDHLMRYPYDVDNPIITEYLGIFNRIVGSADEMGMFIKKIKKEFSNGKGLEDNFRELDLKFK
- the cls gene encoding cardiolipin synthase; translated protein: MKEIFIALKDYLVFVNIIFACIVIFFERRRPVFTLFWITILLLTSYFGFIMYLFFGISFKKRRALAKYYLKNSHDYLKNLNKKSMVSIKKWIGLSRYLDGVLLGKMTHNNSFTFYPEAKYYFENLTLSIKNAKKSIYMEYYIFDDDEVGSPIYDLLLEKVKEGVEIKIIVDGAGTRGVSRKRVEELKRAGIMFEVFFPSYFPFVKVGNLRANYRDHRKIALIDNKICFSGGLNIGKDYIGKGRLGNWQDIGFSLKGEAIIDYLHEFERSWKFLKKDTTDIFQNIAIDKDDHSLTPIQVVSSGPNYEFHTIKDTFLSLIVKAEKSIHIETPYFIPDEPILDALKAALVSGVKVKIVIPSVGDHAFVYWANQYFYGELLELGAEIYKYKYGFIHSKLVIIDGEIAFLGTANFDYRSMYQNFEISLLILGNNITELEKRIDKDILDSKRVTLEEYKNRGKKDRVLESISKLLAPIL